One stretch of Punica granatum isolate Tunisia-2019 chromosome 5, ASM765513v2, whole genome shotgun sequence DNA includes these proteins:
- the LOC116209001 gene encoding tRNase Z TRZ1-like, with the protein MHVESCGLFSLKPSTVIVPCSMKEDVDRLFTGHREMDGSDLKKFHFSFCCYPGYVVYSVKQKLKQDYAGLSGCGIWDLRLAGVEVTNTIMVPEIAFTGDNMSKFIVDSDNVDVLRAKILILESTFNNDTMTIEDAREYGHTHLLEIVRYADRFRNKCMLLIHFSARHKQEETEAAERRSHLFREESLHSQKVSHCTRPWEGIKLQGKF; encoded by the exons ATGCATGTTGAAAGTTGTGGGTTGTTCAGTCTGAAGCCTTCAACAGTTATTGTGCCGTGTTCCATGAAAGAAGACGTGGATAGGCTTTTCACGGGGCATAGAGAGATGGATGGTTCGGATCTGAAG AAGTTCCATTTCTCCTTCTGTTGTTACCCGGGATATGTAGTGTACTCTGTGAAGCAGAAACTGAAGCAGGACTATGCAGGGCTTTCTGGCTGCGGGATTTGGGATTTGAGGTTAGCTGGTGTTGAG GTCACGAACACCATAATGGTACCTGAGATTGCATTTACAGGAGACAATATGTCAAAATTTATCGTCGATAGTGATAATGTCGATGTCTTGAGGGCTAAGATTCTAATCTTGGAG AGCACCTTCAATAATGACACAATGACCATAGAAGACGCAAGGGAGTATGGACATACTCATCTATTGGAG ATTGTCAGGTATGCAGATAGGTTTAGGAACAAATGCATGCTTCTAATCCATTTCTCAGCTCGACACAAACAAGAA GAAACCGAAGCAGCTGAGCGTAGGAGCCACCTCTTTAGGGAAGAGTCTTTGCACTCACAAAAGGTTTCTCATTGTACTCGACCATGGGAAGGAATTAAGCTTCAGGGGAAATTTTAG
- the LOC116208624 gene encoding pentatricopeptide repeat-containing protein At4g02750-like, whose translation MNSSSSLLQLLGKCHSLKSLKSIHTHLLVSGAINSCDLVLNKLLRLYFRLGALDNARNLFDEIPQPNSFHWTALIRGCVENYRYEEAFHLFRRMRFGPESPLSFTIASICKGLAREKRAGDRESLYGLVLKCGFDSDLTVQNAALDLFMRCGRVDFSAMIFDRMGETDVVSWNTMISGYGNNGKVDAARDLFDNSPETNAISWKSMIGGYIKAGDMEEASALFEKMPSRDSASCNVMITGYMDKGDLVGARRVFESIPSRDVGVCNLMLLGFVKSGDTESAEEFFSKMPEKNVASWAIMIDGYVKSGNLGLARQLFDQMPMRNLVSWSTMIGGYVRNGEPRMALELYECFKQQGIKPDVTFILGIISACSHLGILEIAESIIRDCLDGSSFSNLRLATGLIDMYAKCGSIERAIRVFEAIPNKDLLCYSTMIKAFANHGMSQEALSLFSRMQRENMEPDAIAFLGVLSACNHGGLVKEGRKYFNEMIEEYRIRPSERHYACMVDLLGRAGCLNEAYGLLCKMPTKPNAVVWGALLAACRVHRNVELGEVAAAELFEIEPSNSGNYVLLSSLYATAGRWDGVVKVRTMIRENKVSKNRGSSWIELAGMVHEFVMGDLSHFDSEAIYFVLELLNEDIRFLGLGKKL comes from the coding sequence ATGAACAGCAGCAGCTCGCTCCTTCAACTCCTCGGCAAATGCCATTCCCTCAAATCCTTAAAATCAATCCACACCCATCTGCTTGTCTCTGGCGCCATAAACTCCTGTGACCTCGTACTAAACAAGCTCCTCCGGTTGTACTTTCGTCTCGGCGCGCTAGACAATGCACGCAACCTGTTCGACGAAATTCCTCAACCGAACTCCTTTCACTGGACCGCCCTGATTCGTGGGTGCGTCGAGAACTACAGGTACGAGGAAGCTTTTCATTTATTCAGACGGATGCGATTCGGTCCTGAGTCGCCCCTGAGTTTCACGATAGCATCGATATGTAAAGGCTTGGCAAGGGAAAAGAGGGCGGGAGATAGGGAGTCACTTTACGGACTTGTTCTGAAGTGCGGGTTCGATTCTGATTTGACTGTTCAGAATGCGGCTCTCGACCTGTTTATGAGATGTGGGAGGGTTGATTTTTCTGCGATGATATTTGACCGGATGGGTGAAACGGATGTTGTTTCTTGGAACACTATGATCTCAGGTTATGGTAATAATGGCAAGGTGGATGCTGCGAGAGATTTGTTTGATAATTCTCCGGAGACGAATGCTATCTCGTGGAAAAGCATGATTGGAGGGTACATCAAGGCCGGTGACATGGAGGAGGCTAGCGCTCTGTTTGAGAAAATGCCCTCCAGGGACTCGGCTTCATGTAATGTGATGATCACTGGATACATGGACAAGGGAGACCTTGTGGGGGCCCGCAGAGTTTTTGAATCGATACCCTCTCGTGATGTTGGGGTCTGTAATCTGATGCTACTTGGGTTTGTTAAATCAGGGGATACAGAATCGGCAGAAGAGTTCTTCAGTAAAATGCCTGAAAAAAATGTGGCATCATGGGCTATAATGATAGATGGATATGTGAAATCAGGCAATCTGGGGTTGGCAAGGCAACTGTTCGATCAGATGCCAATGAGGAATCTTGTCTCTTGGTCTACGATGATTGGAGGTTATGTTAGGAATGGTGAGCCTCGTATGGCTCTAGAACTGTATGAATGCTTCAAGCAGCAGGGCATTAAGCCTGATGTTACTTTCATTCTTGGAATCATATCTGCTTGCTCTCACCTAGGAATCTTAGAGATAGCCGAATCAATCATTCGTGATTGCTTGGATGGTTCATCCTTTTCTAACTTACGTCTTGCTACAGGTCTCATAGACATGTATGCAAAATGCGGGAGCATTGAGAGAGCCATAAGAGTTTTTGAAGCAATTCCCAATAAGGATTTGCTCTGTTATAGCACCATGATTAAGGCATTTGCAAATCATGGAATGAGTCAAGAAGCGCTGTCCCTGTTCAGCAGGATGCAGAGAGAAAATATGGAACCTGATGCGATAGCATTTCTTGGAGTTCTGAGTGCTTGCAATCATGGTGGGCTCGTAAAGGAGGGGAGGAAATACTTCAATGAAATGATAGAGGAATACCGAATCCGCCCATCGGAGAGACATTATGCTTGTATGGTCGACCTCCTTGGGCGTGCAGGGTGCCTTAATGAGGCCTATGGTCTCCTATGTAAGATGCCAACGAAACCAAATGCAGTTGTTTGGGGAGCTTTGCTTGCTGCTTGTAGGGTCCACCGGAACGTGGAATTGGGTGAGGTTGCTGCTGCTGAGTTGTTCGAGATTGAGCCCAGTAACTCGGGTAATTACGTCTTATTGTCCAGTCTGTATGCAACTGCTGGAAGGTGGGATGGTGTGGTGAAAGTAAGAACAATGATAAGAGAAAATAAGGTCAGTAAGAATAGGGGATCAAGCTGGATTGAGTTAGCAGGAATGGTGCATGAGTTTGTCATGGGGGATCTATCACATTTCGATTCTGAGgcaatatattttgttttggaaTTACTTAATGAAGATATAAGGTTTCTAGGACTAGGCAAGAAACTGTAG
- the LOC116209002 gene encoding auxin-responsive protein IAA4-like has translation IENSNTYFAFSYKTHQTCNPIPTFTLTPLLLLRVRHQQISRVLQKAVEGSSRNIKERTCFLKESLNFFGLSELLGKKMGSFETDLNLEATELRLGLPGREESDKSSNGTRNCNKRPLSESEPRPDGDDEGPKAASAPKAQIVGWPPIRSYRKNNLQPKKAEAEAASGIYVKVSMDGAPYLRKIDLKVYDAYPELLKALENMFRFTAGEYSEREGYKGSEFAPAYEDKDGDLMLVGDVPWEMFITSCKKLRIMKGSEARGLGYGV, from the exons attgaaaactCCAACACCTACTTTGCCTTTTCCTATAAGACACACCAAACCTGCAACCCAATCCCCACATTCACACTCAcgcctctcctcctcctccgtgTTCGTCATCAACAGATCTCGAGAGTTTTGCAGAAAGCTGTTGAAGGGTCGAGTCGTAACATCAAGGAAAGGACTTGTTTCTTGAAGGAAagcttgaatttttttggactGTCTGAGCTTTTGGGGAAGAAAATGGGGAGCTTTGAGACTGATCTGAATCTTGAGGCTACAGAGCTGAGACTTGGTCTGCCCGGAAGGGAAGAGTCCGACAAGAGCAGCAACGGTACTAGGAACTGCAACAAGAGACCTCTGTCTGAATCTGAGCCAAGACCAGATGGGGATGATGAAGGGCCGAAGGCCGCATCCGCCCCAAA GGCGCAGATAGTCGGGTGGCCGCCAATCAGGTCGTACCGGAAGAACAATCTCCAGCCGAAGAAGGCGGAGGCGGAGGCGGCATCTGGGATTTATGTGAAGGTCAGCATGGATGGGGCTCCCTATCTCAGGAAGATCGATCTCAAGGTCTATGATGCCTACCCTGAGCTCCTAAAGGCTTTGGAGAACATGTTCAGATTCACCGCAG GTGAGTACTCGGAGAGGGAAGGCTACAAAGGGTCGGAGTTTGCCCCAGCTTACGAGGACAAAGACGGCGACCTGATGCTCGTCGGAGACGTCCCTTGGGA AATGTTCATAACATCCTGCAAGAAGCTGAGAATCATGAAAGGGTCGGAAGCTAGAGGCTTGGGATACGGGGTGTAA